One genomic window of Borreliella burgdorferi B31 includes the following:
- the cyaB gene encoding class IV adenylate cyclase — protein sequence MFEIESKAFIPTKELKRIIKLANKKFKFIKEEIKTDIYYSNQKKIIRIRKLNTLEKIVTFKKKILDNNNTVEINKEIEFKIDSINNFLTLIKELKFKKLYKKIKKSLIYQTNNLNVEINEIKNLGFFLEIEKIINNQNDIDLAKKEIDNIINQFGLKENIETRPYSELLSLANQSKK from the coding sequence ATGTTTGAAATAGAATCAAAAGCATTTATTCCTACAAAAGAGTTAAAAAGAATTATCAAGCTAGCAAATAAAAAATTTAAGTTTATTAAAGAAGAAATAAAAACTGACATYTATTACTCAAACCAAAAAAAAATTATAAGAATAAGAAAATTAAATACTCTAGAAAAAATTGTCACATTCAAAAAAAAAATATTAGACAACAACAATACTGTAGAAATTAATAAAGAGATAGAATTCAAAATAGATAGTATTAATAATTTTTTAACCCTTATAAAAGAGCTTAAATTTAAAAAGCTATACAAAAAGATAAAAAAAAGTTTAATTTATCAAACTAACAATTTAAATGTAGAGATAAACGAAATAAAAAATCTTGGGTTTTTTTTAGAAATAGAAAAAATAATTAACAATCAAAATGATATAGACTTGGCAAAAAAAGAAATTGACAACATAATCAACCAATTTGGATTAAAAGAAAACATTGAAACTAGACCTTACTCTGAATTACTTTCATTGGCAAATCAAAGTAAAAAATAA